In one window of Megalopta genalis isolate 19385.01 chromosome 4, iyMegGena1_principal, whole genome shotgun sequence DNA:
- the LOC117227934 gene encoding uncharacterized protein LOC117227934, with the protein MGPSGLIIQANLNHSARAQDLLVQYLVERGTGLAVLTEPYRVPDHPHWMVDTSGSAAIYWVGRPGSPACSVIERGWGFLTVDWGGTAVVAIYAPPRRSLEEFERSLDGVGRCVSRCLPRQMLVLGDFNAKATAWGSPGTDTRGREVLEEKVIALQLIIRRTKEQA; encoded by the exons ATGGGGCCTAGTGGCCtcataatacaggccaacctgaaccactcGGCCAGAGCACAAGACCTACTTGTGCAATACCTGGTCGAGCGGGGTACCGGGTTGGCCGTATTGACGGAGCCATAcagggtccccgaccatcctcATTGGATGGTGGACACGAGTGGCTCCGCCGCCATATACTGGGTAGGTAGACCGGGATCCCCGGCATGCTCGGTCATCGAGCGCGGCTGGGGATTCCTGActgttgattggggcggcaccgcggttgtggcaaTCTATGCGCCCCCTAGACGGTCCCTTGAAGAGTTCGAACGGAGCCTGGACGGGGTAGgaagatgcgtctcccgctgcctgCCCCGTCAgatgctggtcctgggggacttcaatgccaaggctaCGGCCTGGGGGTCCCCCGGGACGGAcacgaggggccgggaggtgctagA ggagaaggtgatcgccctgcagctgATCATCAGGCGGACAAAAGAGCAGGCCTAG